Part of the Intestinibacillus sp. Marseille-P6563 genome is shown below.
TCGATTGTTCCTCCTTGTGTTTTTAATAGCAAGCTATTGAACTAAGGAAAAGAAGCGCCCGGAAGCATGCGGGCGTTTATTTTGGGTTTACATTGTCGTATATTTTTTGCAGCAGCGCGTGGAGTGTGGCTTGCTCCTCGCCGGTCAGTCCGTGGACGATGATTTGGTCCATTTCCTGCATATTTTCCCGGGCGTCCTGACAGCACTTCTCCCCGGCCGGCATGATCCGTACCAATTTGATGCGTTTATCGGAAGGGTCGGTGAAACAGTCCACCAGTTTCTTGATGGCCAACCGGTTGACAATCCCGGCACAGGTAGACTGCGCTACGCCCAGAATGTGCTCCAACTCTTTGAGGGAATAGGTCTTATCTTCCTTTTCATATAGCGCCATCAAGACCCAGATTTGTACCAGGGTCAGATCGCTTTGGCGCAGCGAATTGTTGACCATCCGCTCGATTGCATCGTTGATTTGTTTGATCTGTTGCCCGATCGTCACATTCGTGTTCAACCTTTCACCTCCCGCTTTGCATGACTTTATGATACCATTTCAAAAGCAAGCTGTCAATACCATGCTTTTGAATAGGTTGCAGATAGAAAATCAGCCGCCAGCGAATGCTTTCGCTGGCGGCTCGATCCCTGTGTACTTTTACCGAATCAGTTTGCGCCGGTATGCGCCGCAGTATAAGATGCCCAGTTGCAGACAGGCGAATGCGACCACCAGTCCCAGCACTGACATCTCGTTCATCCAAGGCAAAAAGCCGAAAAACTGCGAAACCACCGGGAATAAAATCCACTGGTAAAACAGATTGGAGTTTTGCGCCATCAGGCCAAAGGCGGCCAGAAAGGCCGGCAGTGTTAGCAGCAGCGACGCAATCCAATAGATGGAATCCAGAAACAGAATGGTACGATTTCCGGTATGCAAAGCATAAAATGTACGCCACAAACTCGCCACCAGAAAGACAAGTGTGGCTGCCAGATGAATCCCCCCAAAATACGCGGGCGAACCCGCGCCGGCCAAATAGGTCGTTACCTGTAAAACCATCGTAAAGATGGCATAGCCCCCCGTGACCTTGGCCCAAAAAATCCCCCTTGACGGACGATCAGAATCTTGTTGCATGGTTGATTCACCTCATACAGATATCCCAAACCGAGAAAGCATTTCCCGATTGGTCATTTTTTTGGTCAGCAGCTCTCGAAACCGCACGGTCTTGGTCTTACCTTGCAGGCGCAAGGTGTCCAGTTCTTGTGCAAACTGTTCCCGCTCGGCCAGAAGAGTTTCTGCTAAATCCTCCAGCTGCGCCAGACGTTCCAGAGCTGCCGCCGGATCGGATACTTCGATCCCATCCGGAGTGCGCCTTGTCAAACGCTCCATGAAAGCCTCCTTTTATTTGGGCACTTCCCGTCCACAGCGCTTGCAAAAGGCAAAGCCTTCGCCCAGCGGTGCGCCGCAATACGGACAATATCCCGCTTCGGATGCCTGGCTGGGTTGCGACGGCCGTTTTTTCGGCTCCAACGGGTCGGGCTCTTCGCCTTCGTCGGTGATGTCAAATTCCGAATATCGGTTTTCGCTCGTGGCATTTTTAAAATGATACACCGCGTTGATGACACCCATCGCGATAAAGCAAAGGCCAAACAGCGGAAAAATCATGCCCACCATCCCGGCGCCGCTCGTCATGCTCGCGGCAAGAATGGTCCAGAAAATGCCGAATACGATCGCAACCACCGAACCGACGCCGCCCATCATCGAAGGGCCGCGGCCGGGCTTGATGCTTTTCATCGGTTCCACATCCTTTGCGCTTTTGGATGTATTCAGTGTACGGGCTTTGGGGGCGCAAGTCAAGCAACAATATGGAAACCAAATTTTGCAGGTCCTCTGGATTTTGAAAATGGTCTGTTTTTTCGTGCTGCTGCGTGCTATAATAGCCAAAGAAACAAAAGAAAGTGAAGTGTAACACCGATGCGTTTTATCAAGTTCGGTCAGGAGACCGAATCCAATATTTTCAATCAACTGGACGAAAAAAAGAAAGAACTGGCCGCGCGCGGCGTGGATGTTATCAATCTGTCGATCGGTACGCCCGATTTTCAGCCCGACGAACATGTTATGCGTGCGGTAGCCGAAGCAGCCATGCTGCCGGACAACTATAAATATTCCATCAACGATACCCCGGAGCTGGTCGGCGCGGTGCAGAACTGGTACGACCGCCGCTATGGCGTCAAGCTGTCCCCCGACCAAATCATGACCGTCGACGGCTCGCAGGAGGGCATTGCCCATGTTGCCTTCCCCTTTGTAGGCGAAGGCGATCTGGTGCTGGCCCCCGACCCGGGATACCCGATCTTCACCTTTGGCCCCATGCTGACCGGCGCCGAGATTGGCCTGTATCCGCTGTACCCGGAAAAGGACTGGGTACTCGACTTTGCCGACATCCCGGATGAAGTTGCCGACCGCGCCAAGCTGATGGTGGTATCTTACCCGAACAACCCGACCACAGCGGTGGCTGACGTGGCATTCTATGAAAAGCTGGTGGCGTTTGCCAAACAGCATGATATCATCATCCTGCACGACAACGCCTATTCCGATTTGGTCATGGACGGCAAAAAGGGCATTTCGTTCCTGTCCATCCCGGGCGCGATGGAGGTGGGCATCGAATTCAACTCCCTGTCCAAGACTTACAACCTGACCGGTATGCGTGTGTCCTTTGCGGTTGGCAATCGCGACATTATCCAGAAATTCCACGCTTTCCGTTCGCAAATCGACTATGGAATGTGGTTCCCGGCACAGGCGGGTGCGGTGGCGGCCCTCAACGGCCCGCAGGACATCGTGCGCCAAAACCGCATTGGCTACCAGCAGCGGCGCGATGCGCTGTGCGGCGGTTTGCGCCGCATTGGCTGGGAGGTGCCCGACAGCCGCGGCACCATGTTCGTCTGGGCCAAGGTGCCGGACGGTTTCGCATCCTCGGCCGCGTTCGTTCTGGAACTGATGGACAAGACCGGCGTCATCTGTGTGCCGGGCGAAAGCTTTGGCGAAATGGGCCAGGGGTATGTGCGCTTTGCGCTGGTCGTACCGCCCGAACGCATGGAGGAAGCCGTGCGCCGCATCGACGAAAGCGGCATACTGAAAAAATAAGGAGGCAATGCCGATGAAGCTGATCTCTTGGAATGTAAACGGCCTGCGTGCCTGTGTCGGCAAGGGGTTTTTCGAATTTTTAGAAGCCGAACAGCCCGACATGATGTGCTTGCAGGAAACCAAATTGCAGCCCGACCAGGCTCCGCAGGTCGAGGGCTATCAGGAATACTGGTGCTCGGCCGAAAAGAAGGGATATTCGGGCACGGCTCTGTTTTCCAAGACCGAGCCGCTGAGCGTGACCTATAACCTCGGCATCGACGAACACGACCACGAGGGCCGGGTCATCACAGCCGAATACCCGGACTTCTATTTGGTGACCGTTTATGTGCCCAACTCGCAGAACGAACTCAAGCGTCTGGACTACCGCATGCAGTGGGAGGACGATTTCCGTGCCTATGTCCAGTCGCTCGACCAGAAAAAGCCGGTCATCATCTGTGGGGATATGAACGTCGCCCATCAGGAGATCGACCTAAAAAACCCCAAGACCAACCGCCGAAACGCCGGCTTTACCGACGAAGAGCGACAAAAGATGACCGAACTGCTCGACGCCGGGTTTGTGGACACCTGGCGGCATTTCTACCCGGATACCGAAGGCATCTATTCCTGGTGGAGCTACCGTTTCAAGGCGCGCGAAAAGAACGCCGGGTGGCGCATCGACTATTTTCTGGTGTCCGAACGGTTTATCGACCGTGTCAAGTCGGCGCGCATCCTGACCGATGTGTTTGGCTCCGACCATTGCCCGGTGGCGATCGAAATTGAATGATCTCTGGTTTTTAGAGTTCGAGCCGCCCGAAGAAGCGGCGCCTGACCCGCTCGAGCGACCGGACCTCATCCCGCTGGAAGAAGCGGACGAAGATGAGCCGCTGTGGAACCCTTTGTTTGGGTTGGAGCCCGTGCCCTGCGTCTGCTGCGGGGCCGAATATCCCATCCCGCCGCAGGAGGGGGACGCATGCCCGGTCTGTGGCTGGGCCGTCGATTCCGATTTACAAACCGACGGACAGCCCAGCGAAAAAAACGCCGGTCTTTGTCTGGACGAAGCCCGGCAGAACTTCCGCTGTTTTGGTCACATCGACCCATCCAGCCGCTTGGAATAAAAAAAGGCACAAGCCTGTATGGCTTGTGCTTTTTTCGTTATTCTTTTTCGTAGAGGAACCCTTTTTCCCGCAGCGCGTTCACGACCCGCTGAAAGACGGCTTCGTCCGCGCAGCGGATGCGGTGCAGGTGGATGCCATCGGTCAAAGCCGACAGCGGCCGTGCCTGGGACTGCGCCAGCTTTTCCTGGAACGCATCCACATCATAGCGGGAAAACAGGTGCAGCGGCGCACAGATGTGGCCATAAACCGAGTGTTCAACCGTGACATCGAGCACAGCCGCGCCGTTGTCGATGATGGTGTACAATTCGTCGGTCACCTGTTCGGGGCCGTGCAGACAGGCCACTGAGCGTTCCAGACAGGCGGCCGGTTCGGCTGCCGTTGGTTCGAGCACATAGCCGCGCGGCGTGGCCAGCACGCCCAGTCCCCCGGCCCGCAGCAGCGCAATATCCCCCACGATGATCTGCCGGCTGACCGCAAATTGCGCTGCAATATGGCTGGCGCTCAAAGGATGGTCGGCCTGGCGCAAAAGCTGTTCGATTTTTTCCCGCCGCTGGGCTGCGTTCATGATATCCGTTCTCCCTTTCCTGTTGTCCCGTAAAGTTTCTTTCTCCTGCCTTTCAGGATACCAGCTTTTGTGTCCTTCCGCAAGGGGAAGTCGTCCATTTCCTTGCAATCTGCCCTGAAATGTTGTAAAATGAGGGCTGACAATGTGATGAATACAGCGGCGGGCGGCGCCGCAGTACAAAGGAGTTAATTATGAAAGTTATGATCTTATCGGTCACGGCCGGCTTCGGTCACCATGCCACAGCCAAGGCGGTGGGCGACATGCTGGCTGAACAAGGTGCAGCCGTGCGCACGATCGATGTCTATGAATACATCAACCGCGCGGTCAAGGGCACCATCGACAAAGGCTATCTGTTCTCTTCCAAGCACACCAAGGAGCTTTACCGGCTGGTGTATGCCCTGGCCGAAAACCACGGCAGCAATTACTTTACCACCCCCATCAGCATTTTGAACATCGTCAATGCCCTGGGCGCTTCCAAAATCGCCCGCATCGTTACCGATTTCAACCCCGATGTTCTGGTCTGCACCCATGTTTTTGCTGCGCAGCTTATCAATGAAGTCAAAAAACGCGGCTTGCTCTCGACCACGACCATCGGCATCATCACCGACTATACCATCCATCCCTATTGGGAAAATGTGCCATATATCGATTATGTCGTAACGGCCAGCGAACTGCTGCACCATCGTGCGCTGCGGCGCGGCATTGAGCCCAATCGCCTGCTGCATTTCGGCATCCCCATCCATCCCAAGTTCAACCACGAAATCAGCCGGGAGGATGCCTGCGAACAGCTCGGAATTGACCCCAACCGTCCCACCATCCTGATGATGGGCGGCAGCATGGGCTATTCCAACCACCGTAAACTCATTCAAAGCCTGTCGCTCATCGGCATGGACTTCCAGCTGCTTGTGGTATGTGGCAACAACAAGCGGCAATACAGCAGCTTGGCACGGGCACTCGACAATTATGACGGCCCCTGCTCCATCTATCCCTTTGGTTTTGTCCACAACGTCGAAGTTATGATGAGTGCATCCGACTGCATCATCACCAAGCCCGGCGGCCTGACGGTATCCGAAGCGCTGGCTAAGAATCTGCCCATGATCCTAGTCAACCCCATCCCCGGACACGAGGAGCGCAACGTCGAGTTCCTGCTTAACAACGGCATCGCCCTGCTGGTGACCAAGACCTTTTCGGTGGACGAAGCCGTCTATCATCTGTTCCACAACCAGCCGCGTATCGCCAGCATCCGGCAGACCATGCACGCCGTGGCCCATCCGGACGCGACCGAACGGCTGTGCAACTTCATTTTGGATATGCCCCGGCGTTCCTAAAAACAGAGAACCCGCACCAACTTTGGTTGGTGCGGGTCTTTTTTTGCTTTATGTACGGGGCTTGATTTTGCCCTGCTGCACAACGGTCACGCCCATGTCCAGTCCCAGCGCGGCCAACCGGCTCATCGTCCGGGCGGTCAGCGCCATGGCCATCTGCGGTGCCGGACTGGAAACCGAACACCAGATCTTGACCTGCTGTTTTTCGATCAGCGGCAGAATCGGTGCGCCTTCATAGCAGAACATGTTGAGGAACGCACACGCCACATCGTTGAGCGGGTTTTCGGTTGGGCTCTGGTATTCCAGACGCGCCTGGAAATACGGCTTTGTCCGTGTATGCGCATGTTTGGTGCCATCGGCATCGTATGTATAGTACGTATCGCCTGCATGGGAGCCATAGCAGCTGTATTTGGAAAACAACTCATACAGCGGAAGGATGTCCAAATCTTCGCCTTCCAGCTCCACGTAAAAGAAAATACTCGGTTCCATCTTCATCCCTCGATTTCATCAGCCGCCAAAGTAAGAAAAGTGCATATAATCGCGCTTGCTGCTCCAGGCATCCCCGCCCCAGGCAAAGCCGTACTTTTTAAACGCACGCACGACATCGCCATCGGCCGGAATGGAATAGGGGTCCTCGCCCGGCGTCCAGTGCGAACCGGTCGTGATCTGGGTCACGTTGCCATTGGCATCGATATAGCACTCCATATTTTCGTTCCAGTTCAGGTCCACAGCCGTGCCCCAGCGGTGCTCCGAACGGGTGTTAGACCGCCAGGAATAGCTGCCGCCATCCTTGATGGGGAATTTCTCGTCCCCGGCAAAGATCTCTTCAAAAACTGCGGTATACAGTTCCGCGAGGTTGGCATTGACCGTGAGCGTCATGGTGCCCTCAGTCTTGGCGCCGCTGTCCAGCAGCCGCCACACCGGTACGGTGATGTCGGTCATGGCCGCTTCGGCTTCCTCCGGGGTATCATAGCCTGGTTCGGCATCGCCAAACACCAGCTGCTGTTTTTCTTCCTTGGTCAGGTCATAGGCCTCATCGGGCTGAATGACCTGTCCCCCGTTTCCGCTGTCCGTCTGGTCGGGCTGTACCGTGGGCTCTCCCGCATCGTTGCCCGGCCCTTCGGTGGGACCATAGGTTTCCAGAAAGCGTACCGACATCATCAGCGATTGTTCGCGGGTTGCCGTGGTACGCGGCGATAAGGTCACGTCGCCATTGTCCTGCACCACGCCGCTCATTACGCCGGTGCCGACCATGGCCGCCATATCATCCCGGGCCCAGTCGGCCACTTCGCTTTCATCCGGATAAGCCGCCAGCGGATCGGATTCGGTATCCCCCGGCTGGGTATCGCATTCCCGCATCACATTGCCCAGCATCACGCACAGTTCCTGGCGGGTGATGGTGGCATCTGGGTCAAAGGTGCCGTCGCCCCGGCCGCTAACCAGCCCCAGGGCACTGGCCGATACGACCATGGGGTCGTCGGTGTCGGTGAACGGGCTGTCGGTCGTCAGTTCAGCCATGCGGCCGGTAGACTGCTCAAACAAACGCAGCGCCACACCACAGAATTCCGCGCGCGAAACATCTTCCCGCGCAGCCAGTCCTTCAAATGAATCGGGCACCAGACCAACGGCTTCCGCCTGGTCGACTTCGGCCTGCGCCCAGCCGGATACACCGGTCAGCGCCTGGGCCGAGGGCGCGAGCGACGCGGCAAACACAGCCGCGAGCATGGCGCTACACCACGGTTTCCATCGCATATCTTCCTTCTCCTTCATCCGAAAAAATTACAAAGAGTTGACTTTCCTTTTACAAAGCGTTCTTCTGTTTTTACGCTTCTCTGGCAGAAAAAAGGGGAACTTTGTCGGATATCCGGTTTTGCACACCGTCCACAAGTTTATCCACAGCAATGCACAGCCTTGGGGATAAGTGGTTCGATAACCAACTGTATTCGATTGTATTATACCCCGGAAAGGCCCAACCGGTCAAGTTGCCGGTACTGAATGGCTTCGGCCAGATGCTCGCTTTCGATAATTTCCGCCCCGGCCAGGTCGGCCACCGTGCGCGCCACGCGCAGGATGCGGTCATAGGCGCGGGCGGTCATGCCCAGACGGTGAAAGGCCGCTTCGAGCATGGCCTGCGCCGCGTCGGTGAGCACACAGTCGCGCGCCATACGGTCGACCGGAAGTTCGGCGTTGCAGGCAATGCCGGTGCCTTCATAGCGCGCCTGCTGCCGCGCCCGCGCGGCCAGGACGCGCGCCCGGATGGTCGCCGAGCTTTCCTCCTGGGTCTTGCCCCGCGCAGCCAGAGCTTCATAAGGCACCGGCTGGACGGCGACTTGCAGGTCAATGCGGTCCATCAGCGGCCCGGACAGACGGCGCAGATATTTTTTGACCGCGTCGGACGAGCAGGTACAGCGCGAGGTGCCATACCAGCCGCATTTGCAGGGATTCATAGCCGCGAGCAGCTGAAACCGCGCCGGATAGGATACCTTGCCCGCCACGCGCGAAATGGTGACCACGCCGTCCTCCATGGGCTGGCGCAACGTTTCGAGCACATCGGCATGAAATTCGGGCAGCTCGTCCAAAAACAGCACGCCCCGGTGAGCCAGGGAAATCTCGCCCGGTCGCGGCAGGCGGGAGGCTCCGCCGCCGCCCGTCAGCGACGGCGCGGACGCGGTATGGTGCGGCGCCCGGAAAGGCCGTCCGGGCATGCGGGCGGCCTCGGCCCCCCGGCCGAGCGCCGACCAGACGCGGATGACTTCCAGTCGTTCCTCCTCCCGCATGGGCGGCAAAATGGTCGAAAAGCATTTGGCCATCAGGCTTTTGCCCGACCCCGGCGGGCCGGCCAGCAACACATTATGGCCGCCTGCTGCGGCCACTTCTAAGGCGCGTTTGACCGCCTGCTGGCCGAGCACATGCTGGAAATCCAGCCCCGGCGCAAACTCCTCCACCGGCGTGGGGCGCGGACAGGGCGCCAGCTTTTCCCGTCCCCGCAGGTGGTCGAGCACGGCCCGCAGATCGGATGCTGGATAGACGGTCACACCGACCGCATAGGCGGCTTCCTCTACATTTCCAAGCGGCACGAACACTTCCCGCTTGCCTGCGTCGCGCGCGGCAAAAATCATGGACAGCGCGCCGGACACCGGCCGGAGCTGTCCGGTCAGCGACAATTCGCCCAAAAAAGCCGCATCGGGCGGCAGAGGATCGATCTGCCCCGATGCGGCCAGGATGGACAGCAAAATCGGCAGGTCATACACGGCCCCTTCCTTTTTGGTGTCTGCCGGGGCCAGATTGACGGTCAGGCGGCTGACCGGCCAGTCGAGTGCACAGGCCTTGACCGCAGCCCGCACCCGCTCGGCCGCTTCGCTCACCGCCTTGCCCGGAAGCCCCACGATGTCCAAACGCGGCAGGCCGCTGGATGCCGAACACTCCACCGCGACCGGGTATCCCGCGATCCCGGCCAGTCCCGCCGAATGGCAGATTGAAACCATAGTATGCCTCCTTGCGTTTTTCCACTCAATTTCTTCCTATTATAATACAGATCCTAACTTCTGACAACGCACTTGTCATTTTTCGCAGAAGCGGCAAAAGTTTTCTGGGATTTTGGTTTACAGCCATGGGATGTTTGTGATAAAATAGACAAGGCAAGAAGCGTCGCTTTTGTGATGCAAAATTATTTAATATTCATTTTTTGCTTTTTTTGCTCACCATTATCTCACGCAAAGAGATTGAAGGAGGAATTAGAAACATGGCAAGAAAGATGAAGTCCATGGACGGTAACACCGCTGCGGCACATGTGTCGTATGCGTTTACCGAGGTTGCGGGTATCTATCCGATCACCCCGTCCAGCCCCATGGCAGACAGTGTGGACCAGTGGGCCGCACAGGGTCAGAAGAACATTTTCGGCACCACCGTTAAGGTTGTCGAGATGCAGTCTGAGGCAGGCGCAGCTGGTACCGTACACGGCTCGCTCGCAGCTGGCGCTCTGACCACGACCTACACCGCTTCTCAGGGCCTGCTGCTGATGATCCCGAACATGTACAAGATCGCTGGCGAGCTGCTCCCCTGTGTTTTCCACGTATCCGCGCGTACGGTTGCTTCCCACGCGCTGAACATCTTCGGCGACCATTCCGACGTTATGGCCTGCCGTCAGACCGGTTTCGCTATGCTGGCTGAAACCAACCCGCAGGAAGTTATGGACCTGGCTGCTGTTGCTCACCTGGCAACCATCAAGTCCCGCGTACCGTTCATCAACTTCTTCGACGGCTTCCGCACCTCGCATGAGATCCAGAAGATCGAAGTTTGGGATTACAAGGATCTGGCTGAGATGTGCGATATGGACGCAGTCGAAGCGTTCCGCGCTCGCGCTCTGAATCCGGAACATCCGGTCATGCGCGGCTCGCACGAAAACGGTGACGTATTCTTCCAGCACCGCGAGGCATCCAACCCCTACTACGAAGCCGTTCCGGCCATCGTAGAGGAGTACATGGACAAGGTTAACGCTAAGCTGGGCACCGATTACAAGCTCTTCAACTACTACGGCGCGCCGGATGCTGACCGCGTCATCATCGCAATGGGCTCCATCTGCGACGTAGCCGAAGAAGTTATCGATTACCTGACCGCCAAGGGCGAAAAGGTCGGCCTTGTCAAGGTTCGTCTGTACCGTCCGTTCGCGGCAGACAAGCTGGTTGCTGCCATCCCGGCATCGGCTAAGAAGATCGCAGTTCTCGACCGCACCAAGGAGCCGGGCGCACAGGGCGAACCGCTCTACCTCGACGTTGTAACCGCTCTGGCAAACGCTGGCATCACCGACAAGGTTATCACCGGCGGCCGTTACGGTCTGGGCTCCAAGGACACCCCGCCGGCTTCGGTATTTGCAGTATACGAAGAACTGGCCAAGGATGCTCCGAAGCATCAGTTCACCATCGGTATCGTCGACGACGTAACCAACATGTCTCTGGAGGAGAAGCCGGCTCCGAACACCGCAGCTGAAGGCACCACCGAATGCAAGTTCTGGGGTCTGGGCGGCGACGGTACGGTTGGCGCAAACAAGAACTCCATCAAGATCATCGGCGACCACACCGACAAGTACGTACAGGCATACTTCCAGTACGACTCCAAGAAGACCGGCGGCGTTACCGTTTCGCACCTGCGTTTTGGCGACAAGCCGATCAAGAGCCCGTACTACATCAATAAGGCTGACTTTGTTGCCTGCCACAACCCGTCTTACATCACCAAGGGCTTCCCGATCGTTCGTGACGTAAAGCCGGGCGGCGTATTCCTCATCAACTGCCAGTGGACCCCCGAGGAACTCGATCACCATCTGGCAGCTTCCGAGAAGCGCTACATCGCAAAGAACAACATCCAGCTGTACACCATCAATGCAATTGACCTGGCGATCGAAATCGGCATGGGCAAGCGCACCAACACCATCCTGCAGTCGGCATTCTTCGCTCTGGCAAAGGTTATGCCGTCTGAGGACGCAATCCGCTTCATGAAGGAAGCTGCAACCAAGTCCTACCTCAAGAAGGGCCAGGATGTCGTTGACATGAACCACAAGGCGATCGACGCTGGTGCAACCGCATTCGTGAAGATCGACGTTCCGGCTTCTTGGGCTGACGCTGCGGACAAGGCAGACGACGCGAAGCTGGAAGGCCGCGAAAAGACCGTCAAGATGGTCAAGGACCTGCTCGACCCGATCGCTCGTATGGACGGCGATTCCCTGCCGGTATCGGCCTTCTCCGAGTATGTTGACGGTACCTTCGAGCACGGCGCTGCCGCTTACGAGAAGCGCGGCGTAGCTGTTACCGTTCCGTCCTGGAATGCAGATACCTGTGTACAGTGTAACCAGTGTGCATATGTCTGCCCGCATGCAACCATCCGTCCGTTCGCTCTGACCGACGCAGAAGCAGCTGCTGCTCCGGCTTCGGCTAAGATCGTAGACGTCAAGGCTGGCAAGGGCAAGGGCGTTTACAAGTACTCCCTGGCTGTTTCTCCGCTGGACTGCATGGGCTGTGGCGTATGTATCGGCGTCTGCCCGACCAAGTCTCTGACCATGGTTCCGCAGGAGCAGGAAGCTGCCCAGCAGGATGCTTTCAACTACATGGTCGAAAAGGTTTCCGAGAAGGAAGACATGATCTCCACCAACTCGGTCAAGGACAGCCAGTTCAAGAAGCCGCTGCTTGAGTTCTCCGGCTCGTGCGCAGGCTGTGCAGAAACCTCTTACGCTCGCCTGATCACTCAGGTTTGCGGCGATCGTATGTACATCTCCAATGCGACCGGCTGTTCGTCCATCTGGGGCGGCCCGGCTGCTACCAGCCCGTACACCGTTGACGCAAACGGCCACGGTCCGGCTTGGGCGAACTCCCTGTTCGAAGACAATGCTGAGCATGGTCTGGGTATGTACTACGGCCAGAAGGCCATCCGTGATCGCCTGATTGCCAAGCTCGAAGAAATGGCTGGCGGTCAGGAGACTCCGGACACCATGAAGAATGCCATCAACTCCTTCATGGAAACCAAGGACAACGGCGCTGACAATGCAGCTCCGGCGAAGGCTCTGATTGCAGAACTCGAAAAGGGTGCTGCTGCTGGCTGCCCGGCTTGCAAGGAAGTTCTGGCGCATAAGGAATACCTGGCTAAGAAGTCCATCTGGATCTTCGGTGGCGACGGCTGGGCATACGACATCGGCTTCGGCGGTCTGGACCACGTTCTGGCATCGGGCGAAGACGTCAATGTCATGGTATTCGATACCGAAGTTTACTCCAACACCGGCGGACAGGCTTCCAAGGCAACCAACATCGGTGCTGTAGCTCAGTTCGCTGCTGCTGGTAAGGCAATCGGCAAGAAGTCGCTGGCTGAAATCGCAATGAGCTATGGCTACGTTTACGTGGCTCAGGTTGCAATGGGTGCAAACCCGCAGCAGACCCTGAAGGCGATTGCAGAAGCCGAAGCTTATCCGGGACCGTCTCTCATCATCGGCTATGCTCCGTGTGAGATGCACTCCATCAAGGGCGGCATGGTCAACTGCCAGAAGGAAATGAAGAAGG
Proteins encoded:
- a CDS encoding YifB family Mg chelatase-like AAA ATPase; this translates as MVSICHSAGLAGIAGYPVAVECSASSGLPRLDIVGLPGKAVSEAAERVRAAVKACALDWPVSRLTVNLAPADTKKEGAVYDLPILLSILAASGQIDPLPPDAAFLGELSLTGQLRPVSGALSMIFAARDAGKREVFVPLGNVEEAAYAVGVTVYPASDLRAVLDHLRGREKLAPCPRPTPVEEFAPGLDFQHVLGQQAVKRALEVAAAGGHNVLLAGPPGSGKSLMAKCFSTILPPMREEERLEVIRVWSALGRGAEAARMPGRPFRAPHHTASAPSLTGGGGASRLPRPGEISLAHRGVLFLDELPEFHADVLETLRQPMEDGVVTISRVAGKVSYPARFQLLAAMNPCKCGWYGTSRCTCSSDAVKKYLRRLSGPLMDRIDLQVAVQPVPYEALAARGKTQEESSATIRARVLAARARQQARYEGTGIACNAELPVDRMARDCVLTDAAQAMLEAAFHRLGMTARAYDRILRVARTVADLAGAEIIESEHLAEAIQYRQLDRLGLSGV
- the nifJ gene encoding pyruvate:ferredoxin (flavodoxin) oxidoreductase; the encoded protein is MARKMKSMDGNTAAAHVSYAFTEVAGIYPITPSSPMADSVDQWAAQGQKNIFGTTVKVVEMQSEAGAAGTVHGSLAAGALTTTYTASQGLLLMIPNMYKIAGELLPCVFHVSARTVASHALNIFGDHSDVMACRQTGFAMLAETNPQEVMDLAAVAHLATIKSRVPFINFFDGFRTSHEIQKIEVWDYKDLAEMCDMDAVEAFRARALNPEHPVMRGSHENGDVFFQHREASNPYYEAVPAIVEEYMDKVNAKLGTDYKLFNYYGAPDADRVIIAMGSICDVAEEVIDYLTAKGEKVGLVKVRLYRPFAADKLVAAIPASAKKIAVLDRTKEPGAQGEPLYLDVVTALANAGITDKVITGGRYGLGSKDTPPASVFAVYEELAKDAPKHQFTIGIVDDVTNMSLEEKPAPNTAAEGTTECKFWGLGGDGTVGANKNSIKIIGDHTDKYVQAYFQYDSKKTGGVTVSHLRFGDKPIKSPYYINKADFVACHNPSYITKGFPIVRDVKPGGVFLINCQWTPEELDHHLAASEKRYIAKNNIQLYTINAIDLAIEIGMGKRTNTILQSAFFALAKVMPSEDAIRFMKEAATKSYLKKGQDVVDMNHKAIDAGATAFVKIDVPASWADAADKADDAKLEGREKTVKMVKDLLDPIARMDGDSLPVSAFSEYVDGTFEHGAAAYEKRGVAVTVPSWNADTCVQCNQCAYVCPHATIRPFALTDAEAAAAPASAKIVDVKAGKGKGVYKYSLAVSPLDCMGCGVCIGVCPTKSLTMVPQEQEAAQQDAFNYMVEKVSEKEDMISTNSVKDSQFKKPLLEFSGSCAGCAETSYARLITQVCGDRMYISNATGCSSIWGGPAATSPYTVDANGHGPAWANSLFEDNAEHGLGMYYGQKAIRDRLIAKLEEMAGGQETPDTMKNAINSFMETKDNGADNAAPAKALIAELEKGAAAGCPACKEVLAHKEYLAKKSIWIFGGDGWAYDIGFGGLDHVLASGEDVNVMVFDTEVYSNTGGQASKATNIGAVAQFAAAGKAIGKKSLAEIAMSYGYVYVAQVAMGANPQQTLKAIAEAEAYPGPSLIIGYAPCEMHSIKGGMVNCQKEMKKAVDCGYWNMFRYNPALKAEGKNPFTLDSKDPKTEDYRAFIMNEARYSALTRSFPERAESLFQKSEKASVERYAHLQKLIALYSNEG